Within the Polaribacter pectinis genome, the region TTGTTGCAGCGGTTGCAGCAAACATTCCTTGGAATAAGAAATCTGTCCAAAATGTATAACCTTCATTATAAGCTAAATCTAAAGCTCCATCAGCATTTAATGGAGAAGAAAGTCCGAATACGAAATCTCCTAAATATCCAGCTGAATTTGCTCCCCAAGCTGGGTACATTAAGTTGAAACCAACTAATGCGTATAGTAATAAACCAACAGTTATAATAAAGATGTTCTTAAATAAAATATTGATTGTATTTTTTTGTCTCGTTAAACCGATTTCTAAAAATGCAAAACCTAAATGCATAAAGAAAACCAGTGCTGTACAGATCATCATCCATACGTTATTTATTGTAAGTAATTCCATAATAAAATTTTGTAATAGTTTAGTTTAAAGTTTCTCCTCCTTTTTCTCCGGTTCTAATTCTGTATGCTTCATTAATGTCGCTTACAAAAATTTTACCATCTCCAACTTCACCTGTAGAAGCAGCAGTTATTATTGTATTAATGGTAATTTTCTCGAAATTATCATTTACAACAATTGCTATATGTCTTCTTTGAATGTCGCTTGTGCTGTAGCTTACACCTCTGTAAACATGTCCTTCTTGTTCGTTACCTAAACCAGTTACGTCCCAATAAGAAAAGAAATTAACACCTACTTCATGTAATGCATCTCTTACTGCACTAAATTTTGATTTTCTGATAATTGCTTCTATTTTTTTCAT harbors:
- a CDS encoding P-II family nitrogen regulator; protein product: MKKIEAIIRKSKFSAVRDALHEVGVNFFSYWDVTGLGNEQEGHVYRGVSYSTSDIQRRHIAIVVNDNFEKITINTIITAASTGEVGDGKIFVSDINEAYRIRTGEKGGETLN